Part of the Terriglobales bacterium genome, CGTCCGGTTTTTCGATGCGCTCCAGGAATTGCCGGGCGTAGGCGGAGAGGGATTCGACGTAGCGCCGCTGCCCCTCGGCGTAGATGGTGTCGAAGGCAAGGGACGACTTGCCCGAACCGGAGACGCCGGTCACCACCGTGAGGGTGTTATGCGGGATGTCGAAGTCGATGTTCTTGAGGTTGTGGACGCGGGCGCCGCGCACCACGATACTGTCTGTTGCCATGGGTCCCGGCGCAGCAGGCTGAGACCGCGGTTCCCACGGGGCCTCGGACGGCTCCAGACATGCTGCGGAATCTTTCTATTATACAGTCCCACCACATCTCGTGGTTCGTGTGTCCCCGGTCACAGCGGGACGGTTGGCGGGCACCTTAGAATCGCGGCATGTCGGCCGGCAACCATCAAGCCTTCCGCGATACGCGCTTCGCCATGCGGCTTTCCCTGATCTTCGGGATCTGCATGCTGCTGGGCAAGACCGCCGCGTATCTCCTGACCGGTTCGGCCGCCATCCTCTCCGACGCCGCCGAGTCGGTCATTCACGTGATTGCGGTAGGCTTCGCCGCCTTCAGCCTGTGGCTCAGCAGCCGCCCCGCCGATGACAAGTTCCTCTACGGTTACGAGCGGATCACGTTCTTTTCCGCCGGCTTCGAAGGGGCGATGATCATCCTGGCCGCCGTCGCCATCATCTATTCGGCCATCCACAAGTGGCTGCACGGGCTGCAGCTCCAGCGGTTGGGCACAGGGACGTTGCTGGTGCTGGCGGCATCGGTGGTCAACGCGGGGCTCGGCTGGTACCTGCTGCGCACCGGCCGCAAGAACCATTCCCTTATCCTGGAAGCCAACGGCAAGCACGTCTTGACCGACAGCTGGACCAGCTTCGGCGTGGTGGCGGGGCTTTCGCTGGTGCTTCTGACCGGCTGGAAACCCTTCGACCCGCTGTGCGCCATCGCCGTGGCGCTGAACATCCTCTGGTCCGGAGGCGGGCTGGTGTGGCGCTCGGCCACCGGGCTGCTCGATTACGCCGACCCGGCGGTCGGGCGCAAGCTCCGCGAACGCTTAGACCAGCTCTGCCATGAGCACCAAGCCGAATATCACGGCGTGCGCTTCCGCATGACCGGACAGCGCCTGCTCATCGAAGTACACCTGTTGTTTCCGCACCAGACGCCGGTCGGGGAGGCGCATCGCATCGCCACTTTGATCGAGGAGAAGCTGCCGCAGAGCCTGGAGATCCCGGCCGAGGTGCTCACCCATCTGGAGTCTCTTGAAGACCACGCCGACGTCCATGTAGGAGAGCACTACACCGGACGGCCTTCGTGAGTCATTTCGCCCGTGGCAGCGGCTGTTCCATGTTGCACAGCGCCCAGGCCAGGGTGGCCATGACAGCGGCATTCTCCGCCAGTTCCGAGGGATCCACCTTGTCAAAGGTGTCGGCAGCGGTGTGGTGGTAGTCGAAATAGCGACGTCCATCCTGGAGCAGGCCGAATGTCGGCACTCCCGCCTTGCCTAAGGCCGAGATATCGGAACCGGTGAAGGGGGAGACACGGATGACGGTGGCGCCTTGCGGGCGGAGCGCGTCCTGCACCGGAGCCAGCAGGGGGATTGCATCGGCGGGAATACCGGCACTGATGCCGGCGGGGTGCCCGGCGCCGAAATCGCTCTCGATGGCCGCCACGTGGTTCGCTACTTCCGCCTGGTGGTCCTTGAAGTAGGCGTTGTGGCCGGTCCCGGCCAATTCTTCGTCCATCCAGGCGATGACCCGCAGCGTCCGCTTGGGCCGCAGCTTGAGCTGCTGGAACACGGCGGCGGTCTCCATGGCCATCACCACTCCGGCGCCATCATCGATGGCGCCGGTGCCCAGGTCCCAGGAATCCAAGTGCCCGGAGACGATCACGACCTGCTCGGGGTGCTCCGAGCCTTTCAGGTCAGCCACCACGTTGTAGCTCTCGACGTCGGGGTACTTGGCGGGGGTGAGCGTCAGGTGCATGCGCACCGGGCCCTGCCTCACAAGACGGGCGATGCGCTCCGCGTCCTCGGTGGTGATAGAAGCGTTGGGGATACCCGCAGGAGCGCTGTAACCGGTGTGGGCGATGCGGAAGTTGGCCCCTCCGGCCGCTCGCACCAGGGCAGCTACCGCGCCCAGCTTGGCGGCCGCTACGCCGCCTCCGCCACGATAGCGGCTTACCGTCCCGTAAGCGTCGCCGGCCAGCCCCATCTCCGCCTTGCGCTCATCGAAGGGGACGTTGAACAGAACGATCTTGCCCGAGACCTTGGCGGCTCCCAGCTCATCAAGCTCCTTGAAACTGTTGACCACCACCACTTCCGCGGTGACGCCGTCGGGAGGCGTGGCCGTGCTGTTACCGAGCGCGGTGAGAACCACGTTCTGCGGGATGGGGGACTGCTGGCCCGGCACCTGGACCAACTCAGCGGTCTCGACGCCGCGCACCCAGTGCGGCACCATCACCTTCTCCAGCCGCACCTCGAGCCCCAGCCTGCGCAGCTCGGAGGCCACATACTCGACGGCGGCCTGCGCTCCGGGCGATCCCGCCAGCCGCGGTCCGAGGGTATTGGTCAGGTGGTCGAGCTGGGCCAGGGCGTAACTGCTGCGCATGGCTGCTTGTTGCACCTGCGGCAACTGGGCGAGCAGCTCCTGCGAATAGAACTTGCCGAGGTCGGATTCAGGCGCCTGCTGCGCCGCGCACAGCAGGGAACTACCGAGGAGGAATACTGGGATCAGTCGTCTCATGGTCTGGGAGTTCCTGCCCGCTGTTCCTGTTCTTGAAGACCAGCAGGGCCAAACCCCCAATCATACCGAGAGTCGTCGCCATGAGCACGCCGATGGCGCGGTTCAGGGCCTTCTGGGCCTTGGCGCCCGCAGCATGGGCGCCGGTGTAGCACATGGCGCAACCCTGGCCGAAGGCAGGAGCCGCCGCCAGAACCAGCCAGAGCGCGGCCGCGGCCGCCCGGCGTCTCACGGCCGCACCCCGATGGACAGGATGCGCGCCGCGTCGGCGAAGAACATGCTCATCAGCCCCAGGCATATGACCAGGGCGGTCATCAGCACCCAGCGCATGCGCCGGATCTCGAACTTCAAGTGCATGAAATACAGGATGATGAGCGCCGCCTTCACCACCGACAGCACCAGCAGGATAGACAGCATCTTAACCGGCTGCAGGTTCTGGTATCCGAGATAGACCTCGATCCCGGTCAGCACCAGCAAGGCGCCCCAGACCACGAAGAACAGGGTGTGGCTGTGGTGCGCGTGGGATTCGGCGCTCTGCTCCATCAGTTGTGCTTCGCTGCCCATTGCTCCCTCACGAAATGTGCGTTGACATCAGGTACACCAGCGGGAAGATGAACATCCACACCAGGTCCACGAAGTGCCAGTACAGCCCCGCGACCTCGACGTCGTCGGGGGTGTAGTCCTTCGGCTTCAAGAACAGGATGATGGCGCAGACCACGGCGGCGATCAGGATCGCGAACGACCCGTAGTGGAAGGGGCTGCTGGAAGGCGTGGCGAAGAACGCCACCGCCCACAGCACCACCAAGATCGGCAGCCACTTCTTGCGCAGCGCCACCACGCCCAGATAGATGACGCCGATGGTGACGTGCAGCATGTGCATGCCGGTCAGGGCGACGAACGTGCCCCCGAACTGCGGGATGGCCTTGACGAAGTGGCCTTCGGCGGGCGCCTTGTCGCCCAGCAGGAGCGAGAGCGGCCATAGTCCCTCACGCTGCAGCCCGGTCCACTCCATGGCGTGCAGGACCACGAACCCGGAGCCGAACAGCATGGTGGCCAGCAGCCATCCGACCACCGCCCTCTTCAGCCCCCGGCTGGCGGCGCTGACCGCCAGCACCATGGTCAGCGAGCTGGAAAGCAGGAACGCCGTCATGATGGTCGCATTGATGATGCTGTGCGAATCGAAGGGCGTCGGCCAAGCGGGGTTGGAGATGCGCGAGTAGCTGTAGGCGAACAGCAACGCCCCGAAGGTCAGCGAATCCGACAGGATGAACAGCCACATGCCCAGCTTCTTCGAGTAGGTCCCGAACAGGGGCTGCTCGTAAGCCTGGGCTCCCGGATGGTGCAAGACGGCGTCCGCCATCAATTCATCTCCTGTCGCCCTTCACTTCGCGATCAGCAGCAGGGCGAAGATGTAGATCCACAACGCGTCCATGAAATGCCAGTACAGCGCGGTGACGTCCACCACGATGGCCTTGGTCTCCAGCGGCCGGGCCAAGAGGGTGGTGACCGAGGCATAGAGCAGTGCCAGCACCCCGCCCAGCAAGTGCAGCCCGTGGCTGACGGTGAGCACGTAGAAGAACGAACTGCTGGGATTGGTGCTGATGTACACGCCCTGCGCGGTCAGGTCCTTCCACGCCAGCGCCTGCCCGGCGATGAAGCCGATGCCCAGGATGGTCGTGACCCCGAGCCAGGGGAAGGTCTTCTGCTCGCTGTCGATGCCGAACTGCTGGGCGGTCACGGCGCGTTCCACCGTCCGGCGCCGCGCCATCTCCATGGTCACGCTACTGAACAGAAGGATCAGCGTGTTCACCCACAGGATCCCCGGCACCTTCATGGGCACCCAGTCGGTTACGTACTGCCCGGTCCGGGGGTCCCAGTTGCCGATGCCCTGGCGCACGATGTAGGCGCTGGTCAGCGACACGAAGAACATGACGATGGCCGCCATGCCGACGATCACGCCCAGGCGATAGCGGCGGCGGCGGTCGCGATACTGCGGGCTGCCGTCGCCGTCACCGCCCCACCGCCTGGGGGGCGTGATGTCGATGGGCCCGCCGCCGCCCAGCTTCGGCTCTCGCTCCAGTACCGAGTCTCGGAATGCTGTAGCCATAACGATCCTAATGCGCGCTCACCGCTCCCGCCGGGTCGGTCTGCATGACGTGATCGGTCGGCGCTCCGGGCACGCTGTACTCATACGGGCCGTGGTTGACCACCGGCACCATGCCACCGAAGTTGTCGTGCGGCGGCGGCGAGGGCACGGTCCATTCCAGCGTCGTCGCCTGCCACGGGTTCATCTCCGCCTTCTTGCCCTTGAACATGCTCCAGAACAGGTTGAACAGGAAGATGAACTGGGCGGCGATGGTGATGAAGGCCACGATGCTGATGAAGTGCTGCAGCGGCATCAGGTC contains:
- a CDS encoding cation diffusion facilitator family transporter, with amino-acid sequence MSAGNHQAFRDTRFAMRLSLIFGICMLLGKTAAYLLTGSAAILSDAAESVIHVIAVGFAAFSLWLSSRPADDKFLYGYERITFFSAGFEGAMIILAAVAIIYSAIHKWLHGLQLQRLGTGTLLVLAASVVNAGLGWYLLRTGRKNHSLILEANGKHVLTDSWTSFGVVAGLSLVLLTGWKPFDPLCAIAVALNILWSGGGLVWRSATGLLDYADPAVGRKLRERLDQLCHEHQAEYHGVRFRMTGQRLLIEVHLLFPHQTPVGEAHRIATLIEEKLPQSLEIPAEVLTHLESLEDHADVHVGEHYTGRPS
- a CDS encoding M20/M25/M40 family metallo-hydrolase; protein product: MRRLIPVFLLGSSLLCAAQQAPESDLGKFYSQELLAQLPQVQQAAMRSSYALAQLDHLTNTLGPRLAGSPGAQAAVEYVASELRRLGLEVRLEKVMVPHWVRGVETAELVQVPGQQSPIPQNVVLTALGNSTATPPDGVTAEVVVVNSFKELDELGAAKVSGKIVLFNVPFDERKAEMGLAGDAYGTVSRYRGGGGVAAAKLGAVAALVRAAGGANFRIAHTGYSAPAGIPNASITTEDAERIARLVRQGPVRMHLTLTPAKYPDVESYNVVADLKGSEHPEQVVIVSGHLDSWDLGTGAIDDGAGVVMAMETAAVFQQLKLRPKRTLRVIAWMDEELAGTGHNAYFKDHQAEVANHVAAIESDFGAGHPAGISAGIPADAIPLLAPVQDALRPQGATVIRVSPFTGSDISALGKAGVPTFGLLQDGRRYFDYHHTAADTFDKVDPSELAENAAVMATLAWALCNMEQPLPRAK
- a CDS encoding cytochrome C oxidase subunit IV family protein — translated: MGSEAQLMEQSAESHAHHSHTLFFVVWGALLVLTGIEVYLGYQNLQPVKMLSILLVLSVVKAALIILYFMHLKFEIRRMRWVLMTALVICLGLMSMFFADAARILSIGVRP
- a CDS encoding cytochrome c oxidase subunit 3, whose protein sequence is MATAFRDSVLEREPKLGGGGPIDITPPRRWGGDGDGSPQYRDRRRRYRLGVIVGMAAIVMFFVSLTSAYIVRQGIGNWDPRTGQYVTDWVPMKVPGILWVNTLILLFSSVTMEMARRRTVERAVTAQQFGIDSEQKTFPWLGVTTILGIGFIAGQALAWKDLTAQGVYISTNPSSSFFYVLTVSHGLHLLGGVLALLYASVTTLLARPLETKAIVVDVTALYWHFMDALWIYIFALLLIAK